The sequence CCTGGGTTGAGTGCAGTATTTTGATAAAAAGATGCTTGTGCCGCAAACGGATCTGACTTTATTTTTCCATTATGGGCACTATCCTGTTGAGGTATATAGGGCAGGTATTGATATTGTTGTCTGCCAAGTGAATCATATACTACAGCAGTGACCATGTCATTGCCGTTAGGACTGATTCTTCTGGCTACTGTTTGCATGGGTCTGCCCAACCCATCCAGATATTGAGTCATCAGCTTCACATCAGCTGTTGACCTGCTGGTATCAAATACCGCATTTGGATCTGTCGTAATCATACTGGGAATCCAGACCCGGATAGAACTTGCTTTTAAGGTATTTAGCGCAGCAGGACGCACTACAGGAGTAGCGGCAGTACGTGATGTATTGACCGGTACCTGTGCCATGCCGGGAACAATTGTTCCCAGCAGGCAGATATATAATAAATATATAAATTTTGATTGTCGCATTGATTTAGTTTTTCCAGACAAGGATGAATATTGTTGGTGTAACGCCGGTGAAAGTAGCTGTTGTACTTGCTGTAAATGTCTTTTCAACGCCATTGATACTGGCTGTACAAGATCCTGTTCCGGTTATCATTTGCATTGTAATAGTGTAAGTGACACCGGTCGCCACCGTTGTATAATAAGGCCATTCAGTCTTAGCTGTGGTATTGACAGCTGTTGCACTGGTTGAATTGTTAGTAGCTACGATGCTTAACGTGCCCGGCACTGTAGCTCCGCGTTTCGCTACGACCCCAAAATTTTTACCGGATGGTATACAGTAACCATACTGGTTAGCCGCAATCGGTCCCTGTTGATCAGCGTATGCCTGTGCCTGGGCATTTGCATCAGCCTGGGAGATTGTGGAAGTGTATAAACCTGCGGCTAACGTATAAATATAAGCTACACCCGTAGAATCCCCCGTACAGTTGGTTTTGGTATAAGACCCGGAACTGGCTCCACTGCTATATACTGTAGGTGCTACAGTGGATAAAACTACATTGATAGTAGGTGAAACTGCTGTCCATGTTTGACTACCATTGGTTGTAATCGTTTTGGTCGTACCATTTACGGTGATATATACCTGAGTTGTGGACGCCATTGTCACAGTATAAGTTGCCCCTGTTGGTATAATGGCACATGCTTTCAAGTCTTCGTCTGTAAGCGGACTAAAAGTTTTTTGATATACAACAGCACCGGTAGTAGTATTTGTGACGGTGATACTAAATGGATTCAGGCTACCAGAACCAGATTTTTTACTGAACAACAAATTGCAGGTCTGACATGTGCCATTTGTATTAGCATAGCTTTGCGCATTGGCATTAGCATATCGCAGGGCGATTGCATTGGCAGTATCCTTGCTGATTGTGGTAGAGTCATGTCTTGCAGCTACAACATAAGTTACATCGGTACCCACATATCCGGAATCACAGGCTTTGGTTTTGGTCACTTTTTGCTCATCACTGAAATAGTAACATATCCCTAATCTATTCGCCTGGGCGGTACCACTATCTTGCAATGCAGCCTTTGCCACTGCATTGGCACTATCCAGACTGACCAAAGTATAATAGGTGTTAGCCGGGATAGTAGCTGTTATCCATGAACCTTCTGCCTTGGAATCCGTACAATTTGTTTTCTGAAAACTACCGGTTTGTGCTGTATTATAGTAAACACAATTTCCTTTTAAATCTGCATAAGCCTGTCCTAATGACTGGAACTTTGCTTGCGCTTTTGCGTTGGCATCGTCCTGACTAATATAGGAAGTATCAGTTCCTCCTGCCAGTCTATATTCAATAGGATTGGATATTCCACCATTGGTACATTTAGAAGAGTAGAAGGTATCTACCAGTTGCTCACTCAGGTAATAACTACAATCGCCCATTTTATTGGCATAGCTTTGTCCATTCGCTGTAATGTCAGCCAGTGCTTTCGAATTTGCATCAGCTACACTTACACGGGAGGCATATCTGCCCGCTTCTACTGCATAATTCACGACAGAAATACTTCCGGATGAACAGGTCTTTGTAAAGTTTTGGCTCTGGTAATCATTATAATATACTGCGCCATCACACTGATCAATCTCACCTGCATAGTTGTAACAGTACATTTTCAGGATATTCCTATCCTTATTGCGAATCAGTTTCAGTCTGTTCAGACCATCAAATTCGTAATAGAGCGTATGGTTCCCTTCGTCAGACTTGCTGGTCATACCTTTAAGCGGATCGAAGGTATAAGTGCTCATCTGGGATGCTGATGGGCGTAATTTGATATCATCAAACCATACTTTCCCGCTACCATTATTTGTCAGACTGATAGTAATGTATGGGGTACCGGAAGGAACGGAGTATTCTTTTTCAATGTATACCCATTTACCAGTTTCGGACGTAGATATATTCGCTATATTGGTTGAGCCGGTGCTGGTTGCACTGGTTTTTGACAATAGATTTATAGTAGCAGAAGGGCCATTGCTGTACACCCATCCGGAGAAACGGAAGGTAGTCGTGTTTGAAAGAGATACATATAACCAGTTTGGATTGATGTATGTACTTGCACCACTAATGAGACCAGCATATTTACCAGTGTGAGAAACAGTGGCATCGCGGGTAACGCCTGTCCAGGAACTAATATCCTCAAAGCCATCATATAATACCTGATTGAGAGCAGCACCGGCAGTTTGGGAAACCGGATAGGTACCATCAGCAGTCCAGGTGTAAGCAGCCGTGATACCTTTATCATCTCTGATCTGGCGGATGTTACCATAAGGGCCATAGCTTTGGTAAGCAATGGTGGTAGCAGGCAGACTGTTGTCGTTACCTAATTGCCAGCTACTGTCCATTTTAGGCGCTATCAAACTATCATTAGTGCCCCAGCTGTTTCCAAACAGGGTATGTTTATAACTCAGTAATGTGCCATTAGTGTAGTTTCCCTGCCAGTAAGGTTGGCGGATCATGTTTCTGTATACCATGCTATTGAGAATGGATGCATTGCCATCTGTGGATGCATGTTCCCCAGGATAATACATCTTAGAGACAATCGTATCAGACTTACTATTGACTCTGGTAACAGATTTGGGGTAGTTCTTACTATTATACGTGTAATTAACTACGTTTTCAAATAGAGTTCCATTGTTATCATACTCGCGAACGGTAGTAGAAGCCAGGTTACGACCTCCGCTCTTTAAAGGAATATAGTTAAATCCAAAGCTATATATCCCAGATTCGCCTCCACACAGATCTATGTAATATATTTTGTCATACATCAGGATACCTGTATCCACTGAGAGATTAGATATACCATAAGAATTATAGGTCCATTTGATAAGGTCAAAGGTGCTATCAGCGGCATTGAACTTAAATATTTTTTCATTCGCGAGGAGATCTTCTGCTAAGGAGTTGTCTATTCTTTCTTTTCCGGCGAAAGTACCCGGGTTTCCAACAACTGTATAATCCGTTGGTAATAAGTATTGGTACATTGTTTTACCATTGGGAGTTTTATTATTGTATTCATATTTAGTTATATAGTTGTAAACAACATTTGCTCCCTGAAAATTGACAGTAGGGTAATATGACTGACCCATAAAATTGTACCTGTACCCCGCTATTGCGATACATTCTCCTGTTCCTCTGAATCTGTTTCTTTGTGTAATAACGCCTGTATAGTTTTTGTTCTTGATCTCATCAGCAGCAGTAATTAAATAGCCGCCTTCGTTTTCTGACGCACCATATTTATATACATCTTTTTTCTGTAGCGTATTGTCAATGTTGTAGGATTCAATAGATTCAATCCTGATACCTCCTCCCATGGAACTTGTTCCGCGTTGATTAAGTACGGACATGCTTAAAGTGGCCGTTATTGTGGTTGTACTATAGTCATTAATGTATAAGTACAACTTGTAAGTATGACTGGTATCGCAGATGTAGGAAGCAGCATAAGATTGTGCACTTGTATCAGTTTCGGTTTGCCAGTTAAGTACCGGCTGAGTCGTACTGGTAGTGACATCATATAAGTTGACGATCTGGGCGTAAGTTTTTGAATTAGGTGAATGTTTAGAAAGTGCAACATTTATGTCTATTGCATAATTCTTATCAGTATTGTTAGGAGGTCTTACCTGGAAGGTGATACTAGTGTCGCGCACTATTTGTTGTGTGGTGCTCTTACCTGCAAAGGTAATATCCACCAGTTTAGTTGTAGAGGAATAGGTGGTTACATCATAATATTGTGAGATACCAAAGTTATATTTTGTGTAACCTCCGGTAGGGTAAATTACTTTGTTAAGCGTTCCGGCCAGGATAGCTGTTGCCGAAGGGTTTCGGTCTGCAAACCCCAGATTACCATACGGTTGTAACGTTTCTACTTCTGGTAGTGCAGCAGGCAGCAGGGTAGCTTGATTAGCATTACCATTATAGAAACCCCACCAGTCGGCTCCATCTGAAGTAATATTAGGCAGTTTTGTATTATCATATTCAAAGCTATAACGTTCGGGTTGTTGCCCTGCCATGTCTTCTTTTGTAAAGGAGAGTAGTTTTAATCTATAATCTCCAAATGAAGGATAGCTATTACCAGTAAAGAAGTAGTCATATGCCAGCGTTACTTTTTTTACGCGCTGGTAAGTACCATTGTCCTTACTATAGACTATAATGCTGTCCAGTGCATTGTTACCATAATCAATTCGGACTGTATTGGCATAGAATTTCACTTTTCCCTGGCGGAAAGTGATTTCAGATATTTTTGGCGTATAACTATAGGAATAAGAATAGGATTTTACTGCATCATCCACCATCCAATTGCTTTCATCCGCATCTGAAGTATTCATATGATATGATCTGGTATAAGAATGTACTTCATCAGGGGATCTTTCGGCCGCCGTGCCAGTTGCATATGTAAAGGTGACGGTATCTTTTGCATCGTTGGAAATGATACTTGTCAGGTTCCAGCCTACAATATGTTGTTTTGTTCCCTGATTATCATTGAATGAATATAGCTTCTGTTCAAAGAGATAACGTGTGCCATCATCATCAGTCACCTGGTAGTTATTATTACTGGTATGTACTATGTTGACCGCCTGGTAAGGAGCTGTTACAAATTTCTTATCTCTTCTGGAGTAAAGGAACCGGCAGGATTTGCCTGGGATGCTTAAATTAAAGAAATCAGGTTGTAGATCAAAGGACGTACCCTCTTTTAAGGCAGCCATAGGCCAGTAGTCATTCATTGTCTCAATTGTGTCAATGTTATGAAAATGGTTGAACCACCCTCTTTCGGTTGTTTCATCTTCAATACCACGGATACTTCTTGAAATGTTTCCACCAGGCATACAGGTCCAACCAAGTCCTACCCAGGTAGCTTTTTGTCCGACTTTTATGCCGGAGGCGTGATAGCTAAGAGAAATAGGCACCTTAATCTTTCCGGTGTTGATTTCATAAATCGGGTAGGCAATCTGTGGTACACCGGTGAACAGACTTACGGGTGTACTGGTGTACTTGAATAATTCTGCCTGATCGGCCGGTAGCGGGACGATAGGGTTGTCTTGTGCATTGCTGGTAAGTGTTGTGATGAAGCATAGCAATAGGGGAAATAAAATCTTTTTCATTAAATGCTGATGTAATTATTGGGAATGGGTCGGGATGGTGTACAGATCATCACAGAACCAATGGTTTACGAAATGGGTATTATATGCACATAACAAAGCTATATAGGTAAAAGGTAAAAAGAACCCGGATCAACGTTAGGGTTATTTTGTAAAAGTATTCATAGTTGGAGATAAATGTTATAACACGTATGTGGTATAATTGAATGATTGACGTCTTACCGTATATATTCGATCTTCGAAATTCCAGATTACCTGTACTATGTTTGCTCCCTATGCATTGGCTATTAATAAATGAAGTTTTTTCTTATTCTGGACTAATCTAATTTAGTTAGGCTGCTTTCTTTTCCCAATATGTAGGCAAAATACTTTTAAGTTCATTTATAATCTTGAAGACGGTAGTAACCATCAACGATGGTTACTAAGAAGATATTTATTACCAGTCAACGCAGAAATCTGGGCTTTGTTTTTTAAACTAACCTCTTGTTTTCTGTTACCGCAAAACCTGCAATGCGTTTGTCTTTAAGGATAGCTTAAGTCTCGAATCTTTTAGCACTTGATATAGACAGGTTATCAGAATTAAAAAAGTCTTTTGCTGTATCTAAACACTTTGAATTTGGGAATTGGAGTGGCTAAGTCTGGTCATTCTCTGCGTTTTTAATTTTTAAAAGCGCTATATAAATTATGCAATGATATGATGGGTCAGATCAAAAGGGTCAGTATTTTAAAAAGATTAGCAGTAATGCCCTTGACTTCAAATGAGATATAGCAACCAAAATAAGATATACTTTGAGCTGAATCTTGGGATTTGAGATATAAACTTCGTATTTAATAGCAGTTCTACCGGCACATGCAAGACGTTAATTTTTTATATGCCGATCTACTTCGGAAAGTAAAAAAGATAAAATATGGCGCAGTCTACCTTTAGGTTTATGGGTTCCTTTCTCATAGTGAAAAACTGTTGATTCATTAACTCCCAAATTTTTAGCAAGATCCTCTTGGCTGAATCCATTAACATAACG is a genomic window of Chitinophaga sp. LS1 containing:
- a CDS encoding DUF5977 domain-containing protein codes for the protein MKKILFPLLLCFITTLTSNAQDNPIVPLPADQAELFKYTSTPVSLFTGVPQIAYPIYEINTGKIKVPISLSYHASGIKVGQKATWVGLGWTCMPGGNISRSIRGIEDETTERGWFNHFHNIDTIETMNDYWPMAALKEGTSFDLQPDFFNLSIPGKSCRFLYSRRDKKFVTAPYQAVNIVHTSNNNYQVTDDDGTRYLFEQKLYSFNDNQGTKQHIVGWNLTSIISNDAKDTVTFTYATGTAAERSPDEVHSYTRSYHMNTSDADESNWMVDDAVKSYSYSYSYTPKISEITFRQGKVKFYANTVRIDYGNNALDSIIVYSKDNGTYQRVKKVTLAYDYFFTGNSYPSFGDYRLKLLSFTKEDMAGQQPERYSFEYDNTKLPNITSDGADWWGFYNGNANQATLLPAALPEVETLQPYGNLGFADRNPSATAILAGTLNKVIYPTGGYTKYNFGISQYYDVTTYSSTTKLVDITFAGKSTTQQIVRDTSITFQVRPPNNTDKNYAIDINVALSKHSPNSKTYAQIVNLYDVTTSTTQPVLNWQTETDTSAQSYAASYICDTSHTYKLYLYINDYSTTTITATLSMSVLNQRGTSSMGGGIRIESIESYNIDNTLQKKDVYKYGASENEGGYLITAADEIKNKNYTGVITQRNRFRGTGECIAIAGYRYNFMGQSYYPTVNFQGANVVYNYITKYEYNNKTPNGKTMYQYLLPTDYTVVGNPGTFAGKERIDNSLAEDLLANEKIFKFNAADSTFDLIKWTYNSYGISNLSVDTGILMYDKIYYIDLCGGESGIYSFGFNYIPLKSGGRNLASTTVREYDNNGTLFENVVNYTYNSKNYPKSVTRVNSKSDTIVSKMYYPGEHASTDGNASILNSMVYRNMIRQPYWQGNYTNGTLLSYKHTLFGNSWGTNDSLIAPKMDSSWQLGNDNSLPATTIAYQSYGPYGNIRQIRDDKGITAAYTWTADGTYPVSQTAGAALNQVLYDGFEDISSWTGVTRDATVSHTGKYAGLISGASTYINPNWLYVSLSNTTTFRFSGWVYSNGPSATINLLSKTSATSTGSTNIANISTSETGKWVYIEKEYSVPSGTPYITISLTNNGSGKVWFDDIKLRPSASQMSTYTFDPLKGMTSKSDEGNHTLYYEFDGLNRLKLIRNKDRNILKMYCYNYAGEIDQCDGAVYYNDYQSQNFTKTCSSGSISVVNYAVEAGRYASRVSVADANSKALADITANGQSYANKMGDCSYYLSEQLVDTFYSSKCTNGGISNPIEYRLAGGTDTSYISQDDANAKAQAKFQSLGQAYADLKGNCVYYNTAQTGSFQKTNCTDSKAEGSWITATIPANTYYTLVSLDSANAVAKAALQDSGTAQANRLGICYYFSDEQKVTKTKACDSGYVGTDVTYVVAARHDSTTISKDTANAIALRYANANAQSYANTNGTCQTCNLLFSKKSGSGSLNPFSITVTNTTTGAVVYQKTFSPLTDEDLKACAIIPTGATYTVTMASTTQVYITVNGTTKTITTNGSQTWTAVSPTINVVLSTVAPTVYSSGASSGSYTKTNCTGDSTGVAYIYTLAAGLYTSTISQADANAQAQAYADQQGPIAANQYGYCIPSGKNFGVVAKRGATVPGTLSIVATNNSTSATAVNTTAKTEWPYYTTVATGVTYTITMQMITGTGSCTASINGVEKTFTASTTATFTGVTPTIFILVWKN